The Pelagibacterium halotolerans B2 genome has a segment encoding these proteins:
- the cydX gene encoding cytochrome bd-I oxidase subunit CydX, which produces MWYFSWILGVGLACAFAILNAMWFEMREDRREMRDKS; this is translated from the coding sequence ATGTGGTATTTTTCGTGGATTTTGGGTGTCGGGCTGGCCTGCGCCTTCGCCATTCTCAACGCCATGTGGTTCGAGATGCGCGAAGACCGGCGGGAGATGCGGGACAAGTCGTGA
- a CDS encoding GntR family transcriptional regulator, whose protein sequence is MQQGPPRKGDTVDDIVGQLADAIVAGQYRPGEKLDELTLANRFFVSRTPIREALSQLAAMGLVSRRPNRGAVVAELSEEHLANLIEVMAELEAVCARLAAERMSGPDRRSLEADHLAAAEMVRLGRTDAYAAYDTLFHARVQSAARNPQLSEMAALSRSRLMPFRTDLFAYPARLARSYQEHEMIVTALLRADGARAETLMRQHILNSKEQMTPVRAAR, encoded by the coding sequence GTGCAACAGGGCCCGCCACGCAAGGGCGATACAGTCGATGACATTGTCGGGCAACTGGCCGATGCCATTGTGGCCGGCCAGTACCGGCCTGGCGAAAAACTCGATGAATTGACCCTCGCCAACCGCTTTTTCGTCTCGCGCACCCCGATCCGCGAGGCGCTCAGCCAGCTTGCCGCGATGGGGCTGGTCTCTCGCCGCCCCAACCGGGGCGCAGTGGTGGCCGAATTGAGCGAGGAGCATCTGGCCAATCTGATCGAAGTGATGGCCGAACTCGAGGCCGTGTGCGCGCGGCTGGCCGCAGAGCGCATGTCCGGCCCCGACCGCCGCAGCCTCGAGGCCGACCATCTCGCCGCCGCCGAAATGGTCCGCCTTGGCCGCACCGACGCCTATGCGGCCTATGACACCCTGTTTCACGCAAGGGTGCAGTCGGCAGCCCGCAACCCGCAATTGAGCGAAATGGCCGCCCTGTCGCGCTCGCGCCTCATGCCCTTCCGCACCGATCTTTTCGCTTATCCAGCCCGGCTGGCCCGCTCCTATCAGGAGCACGAAATGATTGTCACCGCCCTGCTGCGGGCCGATGGCGCACGGGCCGAAACCCTGATGCGCCAGCATATTCTGAACTCGAAGGAACAGATGACGCCGGTTCGGGCGGCGCGGTAG
- the cydB gene encoding cytochrome d ubiquinol oxidase subunit II, whose translation MDFIPIDYETLRLVWWALLGVLLIGFAIMGGMDLGMGALLPVVARTDDERRVMLNLQGPTWEGNQVWLVLGGGAIFAAFPPLYAVSFSGFYLAMIVILFALILRPVGFKYRGKITDPRWRSAWDWALFIGGFVPALIFGVAVGNALLGAPFDLDNTLRPSYLGNFFGLLSPFALLCGLVSLSMLVVMGASVLAARTEGALAERAAQYGQWAALAAIALFALAGVWIAFGIEGYVITSALVTDQASNPLAKTVVREVGGWMANYTHYPWMMVAPVLGFLGMAGAAASIKSYPGSMTIISAGLGVFGIVATAGLSMFPFLLPSSHNPVASLTVWDATSSHLTLFIMLIATLIFMPIILAYTSWVYKVMSGPVTSKSLGKNPNAY comes from the coding sequence ATGGATTTCATTCCAATCGATTATGAAACGCTGCGCCTTGTCTGGTGGGCATTGCTTGGCGTGCTTTTGATCGGCTTTGCCATCATGGGCGGCATGGATCTGGGCATGGGGGCCCTGTTGCCGGTCGTCGCCCGGACCGATGACGAGCGGCGCGTCATGCTCAATCTGCAAGGCCCCACATGGGAGGGCAATCAGGTCTGGCTGGTGCTTGGCGGCGGCGCGATCTTTGCGGCGTTCCCGCCGCTCTATGCGGTGAGCTTTTCAGGTTTTTACCTGGCGATGATCGTCATCCTGTTCGCTTTGATCCTGCGGCCGGTGGGGTTCAAATATCGCGGCAAGATCACCGATCCGCGCTGGCGCAGCGCGTGGGATTGGGCCCTGTTCATCGGCGGGTTCGTGCCGGCCCTGATTTTCGGCGTTGCTGTGGGCAATGCGCTGCTCGGCGCGCCCTTCGACCTCGATAACACTTTGCGGCCGTCCTATCTGGGCAATTTCTTCGGGCTTTTGTCGCCTTTCGCGCTGCTGTGCGGGCTGGTCAGCCTTTCCATGCTTGTGGTGATGGGGGCGAGCGTGCTCGCGGCGCGCACCGAGGGGGCATTGGCTGAACGGGCGGCGCAATACGGGCAATGGGCAGCGTTGGCGGCCATTGCGCTGTTCGCGCTCGCGGGCGTTTGGATCGCCTTTGGGATCGAAGGCTATGTCATCACCAGCGCGCTGGTGACCGATCAGGCGTCCAACCCGCTGGCCAAGACGGTGGTGCGGGAGGTTGGTGGCTGGATGGCCAATTATACCCATTATCCGTGGATGATGGTTGCGCCGGTGCTCGGCTTTCTCGGCATGGCGGGGGCGGCCGCCAGCATCAAGTCCTATCCGGGTTCCATGACCATCATTTCGGCGGGGCTGGGTGTGTTCGGCATCGTCGCGACGGCGGGGCTTTCGATGTTCCCGTTCCTTTTGCCCTCCTCGCACAATCCGGTGGCGAGCCTGACCGTGTGGGATGCGACATCGAGCCATCTGACCCTTTTCATCATGCTGATCGCCACGCTGATCTTCATGCCGATCATCCTTGCCTACACAAGCTGGGTGTACAAGGTGATGAGCGGTCCGGTGACCAGCAAGAGCCTCGGCAAAAACCCCAACGCCTACTGA